The window ATAATTTAATCCTACATGTTGAAAACCAGGTATTCCTACAGCCATTCCATTTTTATATATGCTAGGATTAACAGCAACTTCAATTTTTTCAATAGTTCCATCTATTATTTCAGTAACTGCAGCAGTTGATAAAGCTACTGCCACAGGTTCTGTACAACCTAGGGCTGGTATAACCTCTTGGTGTAAAAGCTCAAGTAATTCAATTTTATTCATTAATCTCTAACCCCTATAAAACGTCATCTAAATTCAATGTGATTTCTTCGCCTTTTAAAAAACAAGGAATTCCAAGTCCACCTTTAATTTTTACTTCCTCATATATAGGATTAGCTTCTCTAAGACTTAAATATTCCTTTAAAGCTGTAAAATTTGATGATATATCTCTAAAATCAAAATTTATTTTTTTCTCTTTAAGTTTACATACAGCGTAAATTGTATCTGGACATAAATGACTACCTATAACTATTATTTTCATAAAACTCTCCTTTTATACTTTAGTTTTTATTTTAAACTGTTAAAATCTCTTCTTTATTTTCCTCAATCCACTTTTCTCCCTCTACAACTCTAGAAACCATCATAGAAGCAATTGTATCTCCAGCTGCATTTAGACAAGTTGCCATTGGATCAACTAAAAATCCTAGTGTAGCAACAATTGGAAACGCTTCAGGTGGAAATCCAAATAGACTCACTATTAACATTTCACCAACTAATCCCCCTCCTGGAGCTCCAGATAATACAAATGCACTAAGTATTGATACAACTAATGCCATAAGATATGTTTCTACTCCTGCAAATTCAAGATCGAATATTCCAAATAAAAAACTTATTTTTAAAATAGATGAAATTACTGATCCATCCATATGCATTGTTGCTCCCATAGGTAACACAATTTCATATACATCTTTTGGAACACCTATGTTTTTACATGCTGCCATATTTGTTGGTAATGTGGCAACTGAGCTTTGTGTAGCAAATGCTGTAAGAGCTGGTGTCAGTATATACTTTGACATTCTACTTACTCCCTCTTTTCCTCCAGAAATATAAGCATATAATGGAAATGCTAATACAGCATATAAGATACAAGTTGGATAGTATATTAACATCGCTCTTCCATAATCACCTAATAATTTAGGTCCAAACTCGCCAATTAAACTTGCAAAATATGCTCCTAAACCAATTGGAGCTAATTTCATAATTAATTCAACAAGTTTCATTATAATATTGTTCATATTATTTAATAGTTTTCCAACTGGACTTTCCTCTCCACCACAAACAGATACACTAAATCCAAATCCAATAGAAGCAATAATAATAGGTAACATATTTTTACGACTAAATAACCCACTAAAATCATTAACCGTTAAAGAGTTTACTATTAAATTTGCTGCACTACTAGGAGTCCCCATATTCCCAGAATTTAAAACAATTTTTGCTCCGACTGCAGGTGGAAAAATATTAACAACCACAAATATTAAAATAGCTGCTACTATACCAGTTCCTATAAAAATAGCCATTAAACTTCCTAAAATTTTTCCAAGTCTTTTCATATTTAACATATTTCCAACTGCTGTTGAAATTGATAT of the Cetobacterium sp. NK01 genome contains:
- a CDS encoding dicarboxylate/amino acid:cation symporter — translated: MERSKFWGNYGSSILLLLGIIVGSIVGVILGEKAMILSPIGDIFLNLMFTIVVPMVFISISTAVGNMLNMKRLGKILGSLMAIFIGTGIVAAILIFVVVNIFPPAVGAKIVLNSGNMGTPSSAANLIVNSLTVNDFSGLFSRKNMLPIIIASIGFGFSVSVCGGEESPVGKLLNNMNNIIMKLVELIMKLAPIGLGAYFASLIGEFGPKLLGDYGRAMLIYYPTCILYAVLAFPLYAYISGGKEGVSRMSKYILTPALTAFATQSSVATLPTNMAACKNIGVPKDVYEIVLPMGATMHMDGSVISSILKISFLFGIFDLEFAGVETYLMALVVSILSAFVLSGAPGGGLVGEMLIVSLFGFPPEAFPIVATLGFLVDPMATCLNAAGDTIASMMVSRVVEGEKWIEENKEEILTV
- a CDS encoding glutaredoxin, giving the protein MKIIVIGSHLCPDTIYAVCKLKEKKINFDFRDISSNFTALKEYLSLREANPIYEEVKIKGGLGIPCFLKGEEITLNLDDVL